A genomic segment from Propionibacteriaceae bacterium ZF39 encodes:
- a CDS encoding MFS transporter: protein MAESRRGTPTWPLYIGGFLGPFGGQLVGTMLPEVAQDLNVTIEVASIGLTAYLIPFAALMLVSGTIAERLGRRTSVRAAYALYVVASLVCAFAPSFELFVVGRIVQGIANAFTTPVLVGALADAVRPERLGRSLGMYGSLQAFGQAMAPLAGGLAAAINWRGGFVVVAVVAAVLFFLPPRDAADQSGVARGTFRSLANRRLALACLVAGLAYLTTTGVILLVALYGRVEFGLSPEMAGLAVAAFGTAGLLTGRRTGGLIDRLGLFAVGIVSHVLLGLACLVIGLTAGLPVAVGVTIMVLAVALGGMSGTATRSVAQNLAVTSAPTNRSGASSVMLACQFGGSALAPLVWVPLFYGWSTFGSLMLTGVPAALSGLVLATVWFVRRTARPAS from the coding sequence ATGGCTGAGAGTCGGAGGGGTACGCCGACGTGGCCCCTCTATATCGGCGGCTTCCTCGGGCCGTTCGGTGGGCAGTTGGTGGGCACGATGCTCCCCGAGGTCGCCCAGGACCTGAATGTCACCATCGAGGTCGCCAGTATCGGACTGACGGCCTATCTCATCCCGTTCGCGGCGCTCATGCTCGTGTCGGGCACCATCGCCGAACGCCTGGGGCGCCGGACGTCGGTGCGGGCGGCGTACGCGCTCTATGTCGTCGCCTCGCTGGTATGCGCGTTCGCGCCCTCGTTCGAGCTCTTCGTGGTGGGCCGCATCGTCCAGGGCATCGCCAACGCCTTCACGACCCCCGTGCTCGTAGGGGCACTGGCTGATGCGGTCCGTCCGGAACGGCTCGGCCGATCCCTGGGCATGTATGGCTCCCTGCAGGCCTTCGGCCAGGCCATGGCACCCCTCGCCGGCGGTCTCGCTGCGGCGATCAACTGGCGCGGTGGGTTCGTGGTAGTGGCGGTCGTGGCCGCGGTCCTGTTCTTCCTCCCGCCCCGGGACGCCGCGGATCAGTCCGGCGTCGCCCGCGGCACCTTCCGCTCCCTGGCCAACCGCCGGCTGGCGCTCGCGTGCCTGGTGGCGGGGCTGGCGTACCTCACGACCACCGGCGTCATCCTCCTCGTCGCCCTGTACGGCCGCGTCGAGTTCGGCCTCTCGCCCGAAATGGCGGGCCTCGCCGTCGCCGCGTTCGGTACTGCCGGCCTGCTCACCGGCCGTCGCACCGGCGGCCTGATCGATCGGCTGGGACTCTTCGCAGTGGGCATCGTCTCCCATGTCCTGCTCGGGCTGGCCTGTCTCGTCATCGGCCTGACCGCTGGCCTGCCCGTCGCCGTGGGCGTGACGATCATGGTCCTCGCCGTCGCGCTGGGCGGCATGAGCGGAACCGCGACCCGCTCCGTGGCCCAGAACCTCGCCGTCACCTCCGCCCCGACCAACCGTTCGGGTGCCAGCTCGGTCATGCTGGCCTGCCAGTTCGGAGGGTCGGCGCTCGCGCCGCTGGTTTGGGTGCCGCTGTTCTATGGCTGGTCGACGTTCGGGTCGCTCATGCTCACCGGTGTCCCGGCCGCGCTGAGTGGGCTGGTTCTCGCGACGGTGTGGTTCGTACGCCGGACCGCCCGGCCGGCCAGCTGA
- a CDS encoding cytochrome ubiquinol oxidase subunit I, which translates to MDVLSAARLEFALTAAVHYAFVATTLGLTPVIAALSFFGLRSGRDGLIDRLAATQLARLYLLNYAIGIVSGLVMELQLGLNWTGAGSAYDPIGSLVASETLLAFFIESTLVGLWLASAGTWSDRVRAWLMAGIAATAWLSAIFIICANAYLHRPVGFGPDGSLTDPIALFTNPSALAAIPHVASAAGITGGFWIAATGATLLLRHRTAVRLAIDEAPVEVLLGRRLLRIAVPMVAIAAPLTLAFGVLQFSVARTPGFTPAPSFFGVFLALMMFGGFGIWVVTWLVTLPLLAFRRLHRARFLLRLMVAFAPFPLVFNVAGWVYREENRQPWFIVNRVLVSDALSATSASGVLITGTAFLLIGVTAALVTWRLMYRAMASPPTERLGVRLGQDSNSDSSDDSDDRDDLLELAR; encoded by the coding sequence ATGGATGTCCTCTCCGCCGCACGCCTCGAGTTCGCGCTCACGGCCGCGGTGCACTATGCGTTCGTCGCGACCACACTGGGGCTGACCCCGGTGATCGCGGCGCTGTCGTTCTTCGGCCTGCGGTCCGGGCGCGATGGCCTCATCGACCGCCTAGCCGCCACCCAGTTGGCCCGGCTCTATCTGCTCAACTACGCGATCGGCATCGTCAGCGGCCTCGTCATGGAACTCCAGCTGGGGCTCAACTGGACAGGCGCGGGGTCGGCGTACGACCCGATCGGCAGCCTCGTCGCCTCCGAAACCCTGCTGGCGTTCTTCATCGAGTCGACGTTGGTCGGGCTCTGGCTGGCCTCCGCGGGCACATGGTCCGACCGCGTGCGGGCCTGGCTCATGGCCGGCATCGCCGCCACCGCCTGGCTGTCGGCGATCTTCATCATCTGCGCCAACGCCTATCTGCACCGTCCGGTCGGGTTCGGCCCCGACGGATCGCTCACCGACCCGATCGCCCTGTTCACCAATCCGAGTGCCCTCGCCGCGATCCCGCACGTGGCCTCCGCCGCCGGCATCACCGGCGGGTTCTGGATCGCCGCGACCGGCGCGACCCTGCTCCTGCGCCATCGCACCGCAGTGCGCCTCGCGATCGACGAAGCCCCCGTCGAGGTCCTGCTCGGGCGGCGGCTGCTGCGGATCGCGGTGCCGATGGTGGCGATCGCCGCGCCGCTGACCCTGGCGTTCGGCGTGCTGCAGTTCTCGGTCGCGCGGACGCCCGGGTTCACCCCCGCGCCCTCGTTCTTCGGCGTCTTCCTGGCGCTGATGATGTTCGGCGGGTTCGGCATCTGGGTCGTCACCTGGCTCGTCACCCTCCCCCTCCTGGCGTTCCGGCGCCTGCATCGCGCCCGCTTCCTCCTGCGGCTCATGGTCGCCTTCGCCCCGTTCCCGCTGGTCTTCAACGTCGCCGGCTGGGTCTACCGCGAGGAGAACCGCCAGCCGTGGTTCATCGTCAACCGCGTCCTGGTGTCCGATGCGCTGTCCGCCACGTCCGCGTCCGGCGTACTCATCACCGGCACCGCCTTCCTCCTCATCGGCGTGACCGCGGCCCTCGTCACCTGGCGGTTGATGTATCGCGCCATGGCCTCTCCACCGACCGAGCGTCTCGGCGTACGCCTCGGCCAGGACTCCAACTCCGACAGCTCAGACGATTCCGACGACCGCGACGATCTCCTGGAGCTGGCCCGATGA
- a CDS encoding histidine kinase, producing MTVEVSTPAREDRQALVLDAVLVVFTAVVTVLALVGSTRLVDRTEAGGPGWLLAPALAGVLLARRRFPLTVLVVSIALLLLYYASGRPAVGLELPLAAAFFSTAEQGRVRAAAVTAGVLVVGTYAARMGFGQDPVRLLALDVPVTLVVLAGAIGAGDAVRSRRLRVAEEAERQRLLAAERAAETRALVAEDRRAVAREVHDVLGHSMVVIGMQSDVALDALDDHAQVEASLRSIQHTARTGLADIRQSVRLLAREEEPREPVATLAVLPELLERIRAAGAVVRLREVGEPHPLPIAIDTTAYRVVQEGLTNVVKHSQAREAEVEIRYTAGEVVVIVSDPGPAADPAPNTASAPGSASAPGAGPAPKPSHGHGLTGLTERVAMVGGVLDAGPDPHSPGFRLRARFPLPIVTPYGDQPSNADDLDR from the coding sequence GTGACCGTCGAGGTGAGCACTCCCGCTCGAGAGGACCGACAGGCGTTGGTGCTCGACGCGGTGCTCGTGGTATTCACCGCGGTGGTGACGGTGCTGGCGTTGGTGGGCTCGACGCGGTTGGTGGATCGCACGGAGGCGGGTGGCCCGGGGTGGCTCCTGGCGCCCGCGCTCGCCGGCGTACTCCTCGCCCGGCGCCGCTTTCCCCTCACCGTTCTGGTCGTATCGATCGCGTTGTTGCTGCTCTATTACGCGTCCGGTCGGCCGGCCGTGGGGCTCGAACTCCCGCTCGCCGCCGCGTTCTTCTCGACCGCCGAGCAGGGGCGCGTCCGGGCGGCCGCGGTCACGGCGGGCGTTCTCGTCGTCGGCACCTATGCGGCGCGGATGGGGTTCGGCCAGGATCCGGTACGCCTGCTCGCCCTCGACGTGCCCGTCACGCTCGTGGTGCTGGCGGGGGCGATCGGCGCCGGGGACGCGGTGCGGTCCCGGCGTTTGCGGGTGGCCGAGGAGGCCGAGCGGCAACGCCTGCTCGCCGCCGAACGGGCCGCCGAGACCCGCGCGCTCGTGGCCGAGGACCGTCGGGCGGTGGCGCGGGAGGTGCACGATGTTCTGGGTCATTCGATGGTGGTGATCGGCATGCAGTCCGACGTGGCACTCGATGCCCTGGACGATCACGCGCAGGTCGAGGCCTCGCTCCGCAGCATCCAGCACACCGCCCGGACCGGGCTGGCCGACATCCGCCAGTCGGTGCGGCTCCTGGCGCGGGAGGAGGAACCACGCGAACCCGTGGCGACGCTGGCCGTTCTGCCGGAGCTGCTCGAACGCATCCGCGCGGCGGGGGCGGTGGTGCGGCTCCGCGAGGTGGGTGAGCCCCACCCGCTCCCCATCGCCATCGACACCACGGCCTATCGGGTCGTGCAGGAGGGTCTCACCAACGTGGTGAAGCATTCGCAGGCGCGCGAGGCCGAGGTGGAGATCCGGTACACGGCCGGTGAGGTCGTCGTCATCGTCTCCGATCCCGGTCCAGCGGCCGATCCCGCTCCCAACACTGCCTCGGCTCCCGGCTCTGCCTCTGCTCCCGGCGCTGGCCCCGCTCCCAAGCCCAGCCACGGGCACGGGCTGACGGGCCTGACGGAACGGGTCGCGATGGTTGGCGGGGTGTTGGACGCCGGGCCGGACCCCCACAGCCCGGGTTTCCGGCTCCGCGCGCGATTTCCCCTCCCAATTGTCACTCCATATGGAGACCAACCGAGCAATGCCGATGATCTTGATAGGTAG
- a CDS encoding response regulator transcription factor: protein MTDAATEQIPITVLLADDQEMIRAGLRVLLDRTPGITVVAEAANGREAVALAREHRPRIVLMDIRMPLLDGIEATRLIRADDTAETTAIIVLTTFDSDDYLFSALAAGAAGFLTKDAGPETLREAVRTVAAGQSLLAPSVTTRVVERALAGRTPDPSATATVAGLTDRERDVLALVARGLTNDEIAAELVLSPATTRTYVHRLLTRLDARDRVALVLLAHRAGLVT from the coding sequence ATGACTGACGCCGCGACCGAGCAGATCCCCATCACGGTCCTCCTGGCCGACGATCAGGAGATGATCCGCGCCGGGCTCCGCGTACTCCTTGACCGCACCCCCGGCATCACCGTCGTCGCCGAAGCGGCCAACGGGCGGGAGGCCGTGGCGCTGGCCCGCGAACACCGGCCCCGGATCGTGCTGATGGACATCCGCATGCCCCTGCTCGACGGCATCGAGGCGACGCGGCTCATCCGGGCAGACGACACCGCCGAGACCACCGCCATCATCGTCCTTACGACCTTCGATTCCGACGACTATCTCTTCAGCGCTCTCGCCGCAGGTGCCGCGGGCTTCCTGACGAAGGATGCAGGCCCGGAAACCCTTCGCGAGGCGGTCCGGACCGTCGCTGCCGGCCAGAGCCTGCTGGCACCCTCGGTCACGACGCGGGTCGTGGAACGCGCGCTGGCAGGGCGTACGCCTGATCCGTCCGCCACCGCCACCGTCGCGGGACTCACCGATCGGGAACGGGACGTGCTCGCGCTGGTTGCCCGCGGGCTGACGAACGATGAGATCGCTGCGGAACTGGTGCTCAGTCCCGCCACGACAAGGACATATGTCCACCGACTCCTGACGCGGCTCGACGCCCGGGATCGCGTTGCGCTGGTCCTGTTGGCCCATCGGGCGGGGCTGGTGACGTGA
- the rpsL gene encoding 30S ribosomal protein S12 — translation MPTIQQLVRKGRTDKVSKNKTPALKGSPQRRGVCTRVYTTTPKKPNSALRKVARVKLSSGIEVTAYIPGVGHNLQEHSMVLVRGGRVKDLPGVRYKIIRGSLDTQGVKNRKQARSHYGAKKEK, via the coding sequence GTGCCCACAATCCAGCAGCTGGTCCGCAAGGGCCGGACCGACAAGGTCAGCAAGAACAAGACGCCCGCGCTCAAGGGTTCCCCGCAGCGCCGTGGGGTCTGCACGCGTGTTTACACCACCACCCCGAAGAAGCCGAACTCCGCGCTCCGCAAGGTGGCCCGTGTGAAGCTGTCCTCCGGCATCGAGGTGACCGCCTATATCCCGGGCGTGGGTCACAACCTGCAGGAGCACTCGATGGTGCTGGTTCGCGGCGGTCGTGTGAAGGATCTTCCGGGCGTGCGCTACAAGATCATTCGCGGTTCGCTCGACACCCAGGGTGTCAAGAACCGCAAGCAGGCTCGCAGCCACTACGGCGCGAAGAAGGAGAAGTAA
- the rpsG gene encoding 30S ribosomal protein S7: MPRKGPAPKRPVPVDPVYGSPLVTQLVSKILLDGKKTVAQNIVYTAMEGTRAKTGIDPVQTLKRALDNVRPSLEVKSRRVGGATYQVPVEVKPGRQTTLAMRWLVAFSRQRREKTMAERLMNEILDASNGLGAAVKRREDTHKMAEANRAFAHYRW; this comes from the coding sequence ATGCCTCGCAAGGGACCCGCCCCGAAGCGCCCTGTGCCGGTTGATCCGGTATACGGCTCCCCGCTGGTCACCCAGCTGGTGAGCAAGATCCTCCTGGACGGCAAGAAGACCGTCGCCCAGAACATCGTCTACACCGCGATGGAAGGCACCCGCGCCAAGACGGGTATCGACCCGGTGCAGACGCTCAAGCGCGCGCTGGACAACGTCCGGCCCAGCCTTGAGGTCAAGTCCCGCCGCGTCGGTGGTGCCACCTATCAGGTGCCCGTCGAGGTGAAGCCGGGCCGCCAGACCACGCTGGCCATGCGCTGGCTGGTCGCGTTCTCCCGGCAGCGCCGCGAGAAGACCATGGCCGAGCGCCTCATGAACGAGATCCTCGACGCCTCCAACGGCCTCGGTGCCGCGGTGAAGCGCCGCGAGGACACCCACAAGATGGCCGAGGCCAACCGGGCCTTCGCTCACTACCGCTGGTGA
- the fusA gene encoding elongation factor G → MAVDIKTDLGSVRNIGIMAHIDAGKTTTTERILFYTGINYKIGDTHDGTATMDWMEQEQERGITITSAATTCHWKDHQINIIDTPGHVDFTVEVERSLRVLDGAVAVFDGVAGVEPQSMTVWRQADKYHVPRICYVNKLDRTGASFDHVVKTIVDRLKATPLILQLPIGAESDFLGVVDLVKMRALTWRGETEIGEDYEVEEIPADMKEQAEEARQALIEALADVDDEVAEKFLMEEELTVEELQHAIRRAVISTKVTAVVCGTSFKNKGVQPLLDAVIAYLPAPTDVPAIEGFKPGNPDEKIEKHADASEPLAALAFKIAADPHLGKLTYVRVYSGLLEAGTQVLNSVTGRKERIGKIYQMHANKREEINSVGAGQIVAVMGLKQTTTGETLCAPNDPVVLESMDFPAPVIEQAIEPKTKSDQEKLGTAIQRLAEEDPTFRVHTDEETGQTIIAGMGELHLDVLIDRMKREFKVEANIGKPQVAYRETLRRKVEKVEYIHKKQSGGSGQYAKVIIAMEPQEAGAGYEFVNAVTGGRIPREYIPAVDQGIQEAMTTGVLAGYPVEDIKVTLLDGAYHDVDSSELAFKIAGLQVFKEAARKADPALLEPMMKVEVTTPDDYLGTVIGDINSRRGHMQGTREEHGNQVVEALVPLSEMFGYVGDLRSKTSGQASYSMEFDSYAETPKHVSDEIIQKARGE, encoded by the coding sequence GTGGCCGTCGACATCAAGACCGATCTGGGCAGTGTCCGCAACATCGGCATCATGGCTCACATCGATGCGGGCAAGACCACCACCACCGAGCGCATCCTGTTCTACACCGGCATCAACTACAAGATCGGTGACACCCATGATGGCACCGCCACCATGGACTGGATGGAGCAGGAGCAGGAGCGCGGCATCACGATCACGTCGGCCGCGACGACCTGCCACTGGAAAGACCACCAGATCAACATCATCGACACCCCGGGTCACGTCGACTTCACCGTTGAGGTGGAGCGTTCGCTCCGCGTGCTCGACGGTGCCGTTGCCGTGTTCGACGGCGTGGCGGGTGTTGAGCCGCAGTCGATGACTGTGTGGCGCCAGGCGGACAAATATCACGTTCCGCGCATCTGCTACGTCAACAAGCTCGACCGCACCGGTGCTTCGTTCGACCACGTCGTCAAGACGATCGTCGATCGCCTCAAGGCCACCCCGCTGATCCTGCAGCTGCCGATCGGTGCGGAGTCCGACTTCCTCGGTGTCGTCGACCTGGTCAAGATGCGCGCCCTCACCTGGCGCGGCGAGACCGAGATCGGCGAGGACTATGAGGTCGAGGAGATCCCGGCCGACATGAAGGAGCAGGCCGAGGAGGCGCGTCAGGCGCTGATCGAGGCTCTCGCCGATGTCGACGACGAGGTCGCCGAGAAGTTCCTGATGGAAGAGGAGCTGACCGTCGAGGAGCTCCAGCACGCGATTCGTCGTGCGGTCATCTCGACCAAGGTCACCGCCGTTGTCTGTGGCACCTCGTTCAAGAACAAGGGTGTGCAGCCGCTGCTCGACGCGGTTATCGCGTACCTCCCGGCGCCGACCGACGTCCCCGCCATCGAGGGCTTCAAGCCGGGCAACCCGGACGAGAAGATCGAGAAGCACGCCGATGCTTCCGAGCCGCTCGCTGCGCTGGCGTTCAAGATCGCCGCTGACCCCCACCTGGGCAAGCTGACCTACGTCCGCGTCTACTCGGGTCTGCTCGAGGCCGGTACGCAGGTGCTGAACTCGGTCACGGGCCGCAAGGAGCGGATCGGCAAGATCTATCAGATGCACGCCAACAAGCGTGAAGAGATCAACTCGGTCGGTGCCGGCCAGATCGTCGCCGTGATGGGTCTCAAGCAGACCACCACCGGTGAGACCCTGTGCGCGCCGAACGACCCGGTCGTCCTGGAGTCCATGGACTTCCCGGCCCCGGTCATCGAGCAGGCCATCGAGCCCAAGACGAAGTCCGACCAGGAGAAGCTCGGCACCGCCATCCAGCGGCTCGCCGAGGAGGATCCGACCTTCCGCGTCCACACGGACGAGGAGACCGGTCAGACCATCATCGCCGGCATGGGCGAGCTCCACCTCGACGTCCTGATCGACCGCATGAAGCGGGAGTTCAAGGTCGAGGCCAACATCGGCAAGCCCCAGGTGGCCTACCGCGAGACCCTGCGTCGCAAGGTCGAGAAGGTCGAATACATCCACAAGAAGCAGTCGGGTGGTTCGGGTCAGTACGCGAAGGTCATCATCGCGATGGAGCCGCAGGAAGCCGGCGCGGGCTATGAGTTCGTGAACGCCGTCACCGGTGGTCGCATCCCCCGCGAATACATCCCCGCGGTGGACCAGGGCATCCAGGAGGCCATGACCACGGGCGTGCTCGCCGGCTATCCGGTCGAGGACATCAAGGTCACCCTGCTCGACGGCGCCTACCACGACGTCGACTCCTCGGAGCTCGCGTTCAAGATCGCCGGCCTCCAGGTCTTCAAGGAAGCTGCGCGCAAGGCCGATCCGGCCCTGCTCGAGCCGATGATGAAGGTCGAGGTGACCACGCCGGACGACTACCTCGGCACGGTCATCGGTGACATCAACTCCCGTCGTGGCCACATGCAGGGCACGCGCGAGGAGCATGGCAACCAGGTCGTCGAGGCGCTGGTTCCGCTGTCGGAAATGTTCGGCTATGTGGGTGACCTGCGGTCCAAGACCTCCGGTCAGGCGTCCTACTCGATGGAGTTCGACTCCTACGCCGAGACTCCGAAGCACGTCTCCGACGAGATCATCCAGAAGGCTCGCGGAGAATGA
- the tuf gene encoding elongation factor Tu, which translates to MAKAKFERTKPHCNIGTIGHIDHGKTTLTAAISKVLHDKYPDLNEASPFDMIDKAPEERQRGITISISHIEYQTEARHYAHVDCPGHADYVKNMITGAAQMDGAILVVAATDGPMPQTREHVLLARQVGVPAIVVALNKCDMVDDEELIELVEMEVRELLASQEFDEDCPVVQVAAFPALNGDEKWGNAVAELMSQVDEYIPQPEREVDKPFLMPVEDVFTITGRGTVITGRIERGIVRTGETVDIIGIRPDKQTTTITGVEMFRKILDEGQAGENVGLLLRGTKKEDVERGMCVIKPGSTTPHTEFEARVYILNKDEGGRHKPFFSNYSPQFYFRTTDVTGTIKLPEGTEMVMPGDNTDMTVTLIQPIAMEEELKFAIREGGRTVGAGRVTKILK; encoded by the coding sequence GTGGCAAAGGCCAAGTTCGAGCGGACCAAGCCGCACTGCAACATCGGCACCATCGGGCACATCGACCACGGCAAGACCACTTTGACCGCGGCGATCTCGAAGGTGCTCCACGACAAGTACCCGGACCTCAACGAGGCTTCGCCGTTCGACATGATCGACAAGGCTCCGGAGGAGCGTCAGCGTGGCATCACGATCTCGATCTCCCATATCGAGTATCAGACCGAGGCGCGTCACTACGCCCACGTCGACTGCCCCGGCCACGCCGACTATGTCAAGAACATGATCACCGGTGCGGCCCAGATGGACGGCGCGATCCTCGTGGTTGCCGCCACCGACGGCCCGATGCCGCAGACCCGCGAGCACGTGCTGCTGGCCCGCCAGGTCGGCGTGCCCGCCATCGTGGTGGCTCTGAACAAGTGCGACATGGTGGACGACGAGGAGCTCATCGAGCTCGTCGAGATGGAAGTCCGTGAGCTGCTGGCCTCCCAGGAGTTCGACGAGGATTGCCCGGTCGTCCAGGTGGCCGCTTTCCCGGCGCTGAACGGCGACGAGAAGTGGGGCAACGCTGTTGCCGAGCTGATGAGCCAGGTGGATGAATACATCCCGCAGCCCGAGCGTGAGGTCGACAAGCCCTTCCTCATGCCCGTCGAGGATGTCTTCACCATCACCGGCCGTGGCACCGTGATCACCGGTCGTATCGAGCGCGGCATCGTCCGCACCGGTGAGACCGTCGACATCATCGGCATCCGCCCCGACAAGCAGACCACCACCATCACCGGTGTTGAGATGTTCCGCAAGATCCTCGACGAGGGTCAGGCGGGCGAGAATGTCGGTCTGCTGCTCCGCGGCACCAAGAAGGAAGACGTCGAGCGCGGCATGTGCGTCATCAAGCCCGGCTCGACCACTCCGCACACCGAGTTCGAGGCTCGCGTCTACATCCTGAACAAGGACGAGGGTGGCCGTCACAAGCCGTTCTTCTCGAACTACTCGCCGCAGTTCTACTTCCGCACCACCGACGTGACCGGCACCATCAAGCTGCCCGAGGGCACCGAGATGGTTATGCCCGGTGACAACACCGACATGACCGTGACGCTGATCCAGCCGATCGCCATGGAGGAGGAGCTGAAGTTCGCCATCCGCGAGGGTGGTCGCACCGTCGGCGCCGGCCGTGTCACCAAGATCCTCAAGTGA
- a CDS encoding LLM class flavin-dependent oxidoreductase has protein sequence MSTTVELGLDTFGDMTVREDGTPESAAQVIRNLVDQGTLADQVGIDFIGVGEHHRPDFAVSAPDVVLAGIATRTERIKLGSAVTVLSSDDPVRVFQRFSTVDALSNGRAEVILGRGSFTESFPLFGFDLQDYEQLFEEKLDLFAHLLTEEPISWQGQLRPALANAEIHPKTENGLTAWIAVGGSPQSVVRAAAYKLPLMLAIIGGPADRFKQFVDLYHRALEQVREVETEAGHTSVGDLPVGVHSPGHIADTDEEAREQLFPHFKANRDRIGAERGWPPMQKGEFEREITSGALYVGSPETVARKIADTVRALGLARFDLKYSNGPMPHAQSMRAIELYGTKVIPMVRDLLAD, from the coding sequence ATGAGCACGACAGTCGAACTCGGTCTGGACACGTTCGGCGACATGACGGTCCGCGAGGACGGTACGCCCGAGTCGGCGGCCCAGGTCATCCGCAACCTCGTCGACCAGGGCACGCTCGCCGATCAGGTCGGCATCGACTTCATCGGCGTGGGGGAGCATCACCGCCCCGACTTCGCCGTCTCCGCCCCCGACGTCGTGCTCGCCGGCATCGCCACCCGCACCGAACGCATCAAGCTCGGCTCGGCGGTGACGGTGCTGAGTTCGGATGATCCTGTGCGCGTGTTCCAGCGCTTCTCCACCGTCGACGCTCTCTCGAACGGCCGCGCCGAGGTGATCCTGGGCCGCGGCTCGTTCACCGAGTCGTTCCCGCTCTTCGGGTTCGACCTGCAGGACTATGAGCAGCTGTTCGAGGAGAAGCTCGACCTGTTCGCCCACCTCCTCACCGAGGAGCCGATCAGCTGGCAGGGGCAGCTCCGCCCGGCGCTCGCGAATGCGGAGATCCATCCCAAGACCGAGAACGGCCTCACCGCCTGGATCGCCGTCGGCGGCTCTCCGCAGTCGGTCGTGCGCGCTGCGGCGTACAAACTTCCGCTGATGCTCGCCATCATCGGTGGCCCCGCGGACCGCTTCAAGCAGTTCGTCGACCTCTACCACCGGGCTCTCGAGCAGGTCCGCGAGGTCGAGACCGAGGCGGGCCACACGTCCGTCGGCGACCTCCCGGTCGGCGTCCATTCACCGGGTCACATCGCGGATACCGACGAAGAAGCCCGCGAGCAGCTCTTCCCCCACTTCAAGGCCAACCGGGACCGCATCGGTGCCGAGCGTGGCTGGCCGCCCATGCAGAAGGGGGAGTTCGAGCGCGAGATCACCTCGGGGGCGCTCTATGTCGGCTCGCCCGAGACCGTCGCCCGCAAGATCGCGGACACCGTCCGTGCCCTCGGCCTGGCCCGCTTCGACCTGAAATACAGCAACGGCCCCATGCCCCACGCCCAGTCCATGCGCGCGATCGAGCTCTACGGCACCAAGGTCATCCCCATGGTGCGGGACCTGCTGGCTGACTGA